A region of Kribbella sp. NBC_01245 DNA encodes the following proteins:
- a CDS encoding carbohydrate ABC transporter permease, whose product MRISLRRKAIVNLLALVVFVFSVFPVYWMVLTAFKPTTEITAETPTFLPTNVTFDHFRTAVNADGFWLFWRNSGLVAISAVLLSLAVACLAAFAVSRMRWTGRRAFILMVFIAQMTPWEALLIPMYVIARDTDMLDKLPMLTLIYFMVTLPFTIVTLRGFLNAIPAELEEAAQVDGCNQFQAFRRISFPLLAPGLLSTSLFGFITAWNEFAFANLLIIKNQDQRTLPVWLSSFSNTFGTDWGATMAAASLFMLPVLLIFLALQGRVTTGVAAGAVKG is encoded by the coding sequence GTGAGAATCAGCTTGCGCCGCAAGGCGATCGTCAACCTGCTCGCCTTGGTGGTCTTCGTATTCTCGGTCTTCCCGGTCTATTGGATGGTGCTGACCGCGTTCAAGCCGACCACCGAGATCACGGCCGAGACGCCGACGTTCTTGCCGACAAACGTGACGTTCGATCACTTCCGTACGGCGGTGAACGCGGACGGGTTCTGGTTGTTCTGGCGAAACAGCGGGTTGGTGGCGATCAGCGCGGTGTTGCTGTCGCTGGCGGTGGCCTGTTTGGCGGCATTCGCGGTGTCGCGGATGCGGTGGACCGGTCGGCGGGCGTTCATCCTGATGGTGTTCATCGCGCAGATGACACCGTGGGAGGCGTTGCTGATCCCGATGTACGTGATCGCGCGTGACACGGACATGCTCGACAAGTTGCCGATGCTGACGTTGATCTACTTCATGGTCACGCTGCCGTTCACGATCGTGACGTTGCGCGGCTTCTTGAACGCCATTCCTGCCGAACTCGAGGAGGCTGCCCAGGTTGATGGCTGCAACCAATTCCAGGCCTTCCGGCGGATCTCCTTTCCCTTGCTGGCGCCCGGGCTTCTCTCTACTTCACTCTTCGGCTTCATCACCGCGTGGAACGAGTTCGCCTTCGCCAACCTGCTGATCATCAAGAACCAGGACCAGCGCACGTTGCCGGTCTGGCTCTCGTCCTTCAGCAACACCTTCGGCACCGACTGGGGCGCCACCATGGCCGCCGCCAGCCTCTTCATGCTCCCCGTCCTCCTAATCTTCCTAGCCCTCCAAGGCCGCGTAACAACCGGCGTCGCCGCCGGCGCCGTAAAGGGCTAA
- a CDS encoding carbohydrate ABC transporter permease, whose amino-acid sequence MRLLPYLLVAPTVLGTAYLLAYPLVRNLLISVQKFGIGELIRGGADFVGLKNYQQILTDGMFWSVVRRTFVFTAINVVLIMVLATLVALLIMALGKWMRLAVMFGLVVAWAIPVIAATTVFQWLFQSQLGVVNWVLVRLGFDQYDGYAWFADGNSTFAIIVVLIVWQSVPFAALTLYAAMTTVPKELNESAQIDGAGGVKTFFLITFPILRPMFGLILCLEVIWVFKCFVQIWAISQGGPGNATLTLPVYAYQIAQSLNRYDLGAAISMVTVLILTGVLFAYFRQMFKEEGQL is encoded by the coding sequence GTGCGCTTACTGCCCTACCTGCTGGTCGCGCCGACCGTGCTCGGTACGGCGTACCTGCTGGCCTATCCGCTGGTCCGGAACCTGCTGATCTCGGTCCAGAAGTTCGGTATCGGCGAACTCATCCGCGGTGGTGCGGACTTCGTCGGGCTGAAGAACTACCAGCAGATCCTCACCGACGGCATGTTCTGGTCGGTCGTTCGCCGGACGTTCGTGTTCACCGCCATCAACGTCGTGTTGATCATGGTGCTCGCCACCTTGGTCGCGCTGCTGATCATGGCGCTGGGCAAATGGATGCGGCTGGCCGTGATGTTCGGCCTGGTGGTCGCCTGGGCGATCCCTGTGATCGCCGCGACGACCGTGTTCCAGTGGCTGTTCCAGTCGCAGCTCGGCGTCGTGAACTGGGTGCTGGTCCGGCTCGGCTTCGACCAGTACGACGGCTATGCCTGGTTCGCCGATGGCAATTCGACGTTCGCCATCATCGTCGTACTGATCGTCTGGCAGTCGGTGCCGTTCGCCGCGCTGACCTTGTACGCCGCGATGACGACCGTGCCGAAGGAGCTCAACGAGTCGGCCCAGATCGATGGCGCGGGTGGGGTGAAGACGTTCTTCCTGATCACGTTCCCGATCTTGCGGCCGATGTTCGGGTTGATCCTTTGCCTGGAAGTGATCTGGGTGTTCAAGTGCTTCGTCCAGATCTGGGCGATCAGCCAGGGCGGCCCGGGGAACGCGACGCTGACGTTGCCGGTCTACGCCTACCAGATCGCGCAGTCGCTGAACCGCTACGACCTGGGCGCGGCGATCTCGATGGTGACCGTGCTGATCCTGACCGGCGTGCTGTTCGCGTACTTCCGGCAGATGTTCAAGGAAGAGGGGCAGCTGTGA
- a CDS encoding extracellular solute-binding protein yields MKFRPLAVAAVLALTATACGSSGSGDAGASGPTKLDVWLMKGSVSDDFLTKFVTDFNTKNKDKIELNVQIQEWNGIGPKIIGALASKDAPDVIEVGNTQVAQYSASGGVKDLTDKKADLKGDDWIEGLAGPGNYEGKQFGIPYYAANRVVIYRKDLFDAAKVTPPKTREEWLATTAKLNTGGNQGIYLPGQNFYVLSGFIWDEGGDLAVQEGDKWKGALSTPEALKGMDFYKQIQALGKGPKDSDEAKPTQTDVFAQGKVAQMIAVPGAAELIAQANPALKDKLGFFPIPGKTADKPGAVFTGGSDLIIPEASDAPDQAYEFIKAIAGDEWQTELAKTMKYVPNRKSLASAAGADEGTAAMAAGAANGKATPNSPNWAAVEAKNPIKEYQTKVLTGGDPAAAAKAADDIITNALNAGK; encoded by the coding sequence ATGAAGTTCCGTCCCCTTGCCGTCGCGGCCGTTTTGGCCCTCACCGCCACCGCGTGTGGCTCCTCCGGCTCCGGCGATGCCGGCGCGTCCGGCCCGACCAAGCTCGATGTCTGGCTGATGAAGGGAAGCGTCTCCGACGACTTCCTGACCAAGTTCGTGACCGACTTCAATACGAAGAACAAAGACAAGATCGAGCTGAACGTCCAGATCCAGGAGTGGAACGGCATCGGCCCGAAGATCATCGGCGCGCTCGCCAGCAAGGACGCGCCGGACGTGATCGAGGTCGGCAACACCCAGGTCGCGCAGTACTCGGCCAGTGGTGGCGTCAAGGACCTGACCGACAAGAAGGCCGACCTCAAGGGCGACGACTGGATCGAGGGTCTGGCCGGTCCCGGCAACTACGAGGGCAAGCAGTTCGGCATTCCCTACTACGCCGCCAACCGCGTCGTGATCTACCGCAAGGACCTCTTCGACGCCGCGAAGGTGACGCCGCCGAAGACGCGCGAGGAATGGCTGGCCACGACCGCCAAGCTGAACACCGGCGGCAACCAGGGCATCTACCTGCCCGGCCAGAACTTCTACGTCCTCTCCGGTTTCATCTGGGACGAGGGTGGCGACCTGGCGGTGCAGGAGGGCGACAAGTGGAAGGGCGCGCTGTCCACGCCCGAGGCGCTCAAGGGCATGGACTTCTACAAGCAGATCCAGGCGCTCGGTAAGGGCCCGAAGGACTCCGACGAGGCCAAGCCGACCCAGACCGACGTGTTCGCGCAGGGCAAGGTCGCGCAGATGATCGCCGTTCCGGGTGCCGCCGAGCTGATCGCCCAGGCGAACCCGGCGCTGAAGGACAAGCTCGGCTTCTTCCCGATCCCGGGCAAGACCGCCGACAAGCCGGGTGCCGTCTTCACCGGTGGCTCCGACCTGATCATTCCCGAGGCCTCGGACGCGCCCGACCAGGCATACGAGTTCATCAAGGCGATCGCCGGTGACGAGTGGCAGACCGAGCTCGCCAAGACGATGAAGTACGTGCCGAACCGCAAGAGCCTCGCCAGTGCCGCCGGCGCGGACGAGGGTACGGCGGCGATGGCCGCGGGTGCCGCGAACGGCAAGGCCACGCCGAACTCGCCGAACTGGGCCGCGGTCGAGGCGAAGAACCCGATCAAGGAGTACCAGACCAAGGTGCTGACCGGTGGTGACCCGGCGGCCGCCGCGAAGGCAGCCGACGACATCATCACCAACGCCCTCAACGCGGGTAAGTAA
- a CDS encoding GDSL-type esterase/lipase family protein has product MRRPLLLGLASILLVTGVTPPAVASAPPQPDTAGRVAIWSGSLRGLNGTSPDTTVRNIARASVDATSLRIRIGNPYGDRALVLRAASAGLQARVGEADLVAGTLRVLTFHGRRSITLDPGESTYSDPIALRVRAQQNLAISLYAPGAPINDQVFPPPAPNPPASFLSLAGDHTGEPGDTAYPEANVGQNTSPGYHPGQFWWSDVVDARSAANGTIVALGDSNTSGHAATGGGDRWTDLLARELNERSPGRQLAVANAGISGNTVSRQTNPYDPTGQCCGPPAVDRLPRDVFSVAGAEYVILLEGTNDLGGGQAAPPAPASQVIAALREVVDRSHARGLKVIGATLMPMCNAAGSFRETNRLAVNEFIRTSRIFDGLIDFDAAVRDPADPKVFRPAFKSDCYHPNAAGHAAMAAAINTNLFR; this is encoded by the coding sequence GTGAGACGACCCCTGCTATTGGGCCTGGCCAGCATCCTGCTCGTTACGGGTGTCACCCCACCAGCCGTCGCGTCGGCGCCGCCACAACCGGATACCGCCGGGCGGGTCGCCATCTGGAGCGGCAGTCTGCGCGGGTTGAACGGCACCTCGCCGGACACGACCGTGCGCAATATCGCCCGCGCCTCCGTCGACGCGACCTCCCTGCGGATCCGGATCGGCAACCCGTACGGCGATCGCGCGCTCGTGTTGCGGGCCGCTTCGGCCGGGTTACAGGCGCGCGTCGGCGAGGCGGACCTGGTGGCTGGAACGCTGCGGGTATTGACGTTCCACGGCCGCCGCTCGATCACGCTCGACCCGGGCGAATCGACGTACAGCGACCCGATCGCGCTTCGCGTCCGCGCCCAGCAGAACCTCGCGATCAGCCTCTACGCGCCGGGTGCTCCGATCAACGACCAGGTCTTCCCGCCGCCGGCGCCGAACCCGCCGGCCAGCTTCCTCTCGCTCGCGGGCGATCACACCGGTGAGCCAGGCGATACGGCATACCCGGAGGCGAATGTCGGGCAGAACACGTCGCCCGGCTACCACCCCGGCCAGTTCTGGTGGTCGGACGTGGTCGACGCGCGATCAGCCGCGAACGGCACCATCGTGGCGCTCGGTGATTCGAACACCTCGGGCCATGCCGCGACCGGTGGTGGTGACCGGTGGACCGATCTGCTGGCGCGCGAGCTGAACGAGCGCAGTCCCGGGCGGCAGCTCGCCGTCGCGAACGCGGGTATCTCCGGCAATACCGTCAGCCGGCAGACCAATCCGTACGACCCGACCGGCCAGTGCTGCGGTCCGCCCGCGGTCGATCGCCTGCCGCGGGACGTGTTCAGCGTCGCCGGAGCGGAATACGTGATCCTGCTCGAAGGCACGAACGACCTCGGTGGTGGGCAGGCCGCTCCGCCGGCGCCCGCGTCGCAGGTGATCGCCGCCTTGCGCGAGGTCGTCGATCGCAGTCACGCGCGCGGGCTGAAGGTGATCGGCGCGACGCTGATGCCGATGTGCAACGCGGCCGGCAGTTTCCGCGAGACCAATCGCCTCGCGGTGAACGAGTTCATCCGGACCAGCCGGATCTTCGACGGGCTGATCGACTTCGACGCCGCCGTCCGTGATCCGGCTGATCCGAAGGTGTTCCGTCCTGCCTTCAAGTCCGACTGCTATCACCCGAACGCGGCCGGCCACGCCGCCATGGCCGCCGCGATCAACACCAACCTGTTCCGATAG
- a CDS encoding DUF4185 domain-containing protein, translating to MTLNRRALLGSVAAGGLAAAVVPGLVLPGQVQAATWKKRLTGADLDTNHRWQVAGTDLGIPYVLENGSIGYLFGDTFNTPWPEQPNNDWRSPVMLRSAVHPGAAGGVVFDSAAKVAGDGRAPELMHNGHNGIGIDGLWEVTVIPNDGISFPETGDQLISYMSIENWDSAGPNGPQWKSRYAGLAISNNGNDFTRTSLKWWNSGDNKDPFQMWTMQRDGDWVYVFSVRAGRQDGPMMLRRVLWDRLFDQNAYEGWGWNGSNWGWGRPCTPILNGRFGEPSVRRLSDGKWVMAYLNCATGNIVTRTANGPDQAWTPEKVQVTSWQEPALYGGFIHPWSTSAANDLHLLVSKWTRNAQNQSTAYHVSQFVGTV from the coding sequence ATGACTCTGAATCGACGCGCGTTGCTCGGCTCGGTGGCCGCTGGAGGTTTGGCCGCGGCCGTCGTACCCGGGCTGGTGCTGCCCGGGCAGGTGCAGGCCGCGACCTGGAAGAAACGCCTGACCGGGGCAGACCTCGATACAAACCACCGCTGGCAAGTGGCCGGCACGGATCTCGGCATTCCGTACGTGCTGGAGAACGGGTCCATCGGCTACCTCTTCGGCGACACCTTCAACACGCCCTGGCCGGAACAGCCCAACAACGATTGGCGATCGCCGGTGATGCTGCGGTCTGCCGTCCACCCGGGTGCGGCCGGTGGCGTGGTGTTCGACAGTGCGGCGAAGGTGGCCGGCGACGGCAGAGCGCCCGAGCTGATGCACAACGGCCACAACGGCATCGGGATCGACGGCCTCTGGGAGGTGACGGTCATCCCCAACGACGGCATCAGCTTCCCGGAGACCGGTGACCAGCTCATCTCGTACATGAGCATCGAGAACTGGGACTCGGCCGGCCCGAACGGCCCACAGTGGAAGTCGCGCTACGCCGGTCTCGCGATCTCGAACAACGGCAACGACTTCACCCGTACGTCGCTCAAGTGGTGGAACTCCGGCGACAACAAAGACCCGTTCCAGATGTGGACCATGCAACGCGATGGCGACTGGGTCTACGTGTTCTCGGTGCGAGCGGGGCGCCAGGACGGGCCGATGATGTTGCGCCGGGTGTTGTGGGATCGCCTGTTCGACCAGAACGCCTACGAAGGCTGGGGCTGGAACGGCAGCAACTGGGGCTGGGGCCGCCCGTGCACGCCGATCCTCAACGGCCGCTTCGGTGAGCCTTCGGTCCGCAGGCTGAGCGACGGCAAGTGGGTGATGGCGTACCTGAACTGCGCCACCGGCAACATCGTCACCCGCACCGCCAACGGCCCGGACCAGGCCTGGACGCCGGAGAAGGTCCAGGTCACGTCGTGGCAAGAGCCCGCGCTGTACGGCGGCTTCATCCACCCTTGGTCGACCAGCGCAGCCAACGACCTCCACCTACTCGTCTCCAAGTGGACCCGCAACGCCCAGAACCAGAGCACCGCCTACCACGTCAGCCAATTCGTTGGCACGGTCTGA
- a CDS encoding cutinase family protein: MRKRLVVVLALVAAAITPQPAAAETACPEIQVIGVPGTHYHLSFPPPGLPRVDFNQPGAMITNVKEKLAPEARIAYEQVAYPADISVAMSYRDSTRWGATVAKRRIAEIAARCGQTRFAIIGYSQGAAIAGDVLHDIGAGLVRRYAGTANLTFIETVIRALVANGIDLQKWAQYVDEPNPAVLLAKVAGTTRQVEAYNRLGTHGFYNDLRLDIGGKTATEIAADRIRNELSPEDLS; the protein is encoded by the coding sequence GTGAGGAAGCGCCTAGTCGTAGTTCTGGCCCTCGTGGCCGCCGCCATCACGCCTCAACCCGCGGCGGCGGAGACGGCATGCCCGGAGATCCAGGTCATCGGCGTGCCAGGCACGCACTACCACCTGAGCTTCCCGCCGCCCGGTCTGCCGAGGGTGGACTTCAACCAGCCCGGCGCGATGATCACCAACGTCAAGGAGAAGCTCGCGCCGGAGGCGCGTATCGCCTACGAGCAGGTGGCCTATCCGGCGGATATCAGCGTCGCCATGTCATACCGCGACTCGACTCGCTGGGGTGCGACCGTCGCCAAACGCCGGATCGCCGAGATCGCCGCGCGCTGCGGTCAGACCCGCTTCGCGATCATCGGCTACTCCCAAGGCGCCGCGATCGCCGGCGACGTGCTGCACGACATCGGCGCGGGCCTGGTACGGCGTTACGCGGGCACGGCGAACCTCACCTTCATCGAGACCGTGATCCGCGCACTGGTTGCCAACGGCATCGACTTGCAGAAGTGGGCGCAGTACGTCGACGAGCCGAACCCCGCCGTACTGCTGGCGAAAGTGGCCGGCACCACCCGGCAGGTCGAGGCCTACAACCGCCTAGGCACGCATGGCTTCTACAACGACCTGCGACTCGATATCGGCGGCAAGACCGCCACGGAGATCGCGGCTGACCGTATTCGCAATGAACTCTCCCCGGAGGACCTGTCATGA
- a CDS encoding helix-turn-helix transcriptional regulator, whose protein sequence is MDVLSADTPQGRVYRALIAHPRSTVPELADLTGMTPDEVERLLVELSEAEAVTKAGAGWDAQRPDLLVAAALLEEDRRRMLLRQTEAELAEIYRFARREHGGYAAVEVLDETAVVFEHYRRFQTGARQQVRNLDRPPYFWDEEELAGQEKLQIERMAAGIRYRTIYQESAQDSPRRSAGMMRTVASGERARVMVDPPIKLAISDDRIGLLPMETLIEGNADSLVTLLIHASGLLTALSNIFESLWRLAVPVTTEGFRRPIDERDREILTLMASGATDDAIARHLGMSRRTVVRRAASLLERLGATTRFQAGVQASRRGWL, encoded by the coding sequence ATGGACGTCCTGTCGGCTGATACCCCGCAGGGCAGGGTCTACCGCGCACTGATCGCCCATCCCCGCAGCACAGTCCCCGAGCTCGCAGACCTGACCGGTATGACGCCGGACGAGGTGGAGCGACTGCTGGTCGAGCTGTCCGAGGCTGAAGCCGTCACCAAGGCCGGAGCCGGTTGGGACGCGCAGAGGCCGGACCTACTGGTTGCGGCCGCACTGCTGGAGGAAGACCGTCGCAGGATGTTGTTGCGGCAGACCGAGGCTGAGTTGGCTGAGATCTACCGGTTCGCCAGACGCGAGCATGGCGGGTATGCCGCGGTAGAGGTGCTGGACGAGACAGCGGTCGTGTTCGAGCACTACCGGCGGTTCCAGACCGGTGCACGGCAGCAGGTCCGCAATCTCGACCGCCCGCCGTATTTCTGGGACGAAGAGGAGCTCGCCGGCCAGGAGAAACTCCAGATCGAGCGGATGGCCGCGGGCATCCGCTATCGCACGATCTACCAGGAGTCCGCTCAGGACTCTCCCCGGCGCAGCGCGGGCATGATGCGAACAGTGGCCAGCGGCGAACGCGCCCGCGTCATGGTCGATCCACCGATCAAGCTGGCCATCTCGGACGACCGGATCGGCCTGCTGCCGATGGAGACGCTCATCGAGGGCAATGCCGACTCCCTGGTCACTCTGCTGATCCACGCGTCAGGTCTGCTCACCGCGCTCAGCAACATCTTCGAATCCCTGTGGCGGTTGGCAGTGCCAGTCACGACCGAAGGCTTCAGGCGACCGATCGACGAGCGGGACCGGGAGATCCTCACGCTGATGGCGAGTGGCGCCACCGATGACGCGATCGCCCGGCACCTCGGCATGTCCCGGCGAACCGTCGTACGACGCGCAGCCTCGCTCCTCGAACGCCTCGGCGCTACAACGCGATTCCAGGCCGGCGTACAGGCTTCTCGGCGCGGCTGGCTCTGA
- a CDS encoding IclR family transcriptional regulator, producing MSSADVTPVKSAERTVHILETLAASPVKLTLAQLQERMGYPRSSLHALIRTLRELKWIEADESGSAFGIGPQALVAGTSYLERDPALDLGTQTLEDLRAEIGCTAHYARRDDADVLYLASREARTSTRMVSRVGRKLPASVTALGQVLLAQLTPAELDKLLPAELPALTPASITSKPELYAELEAIRSRGWSLEKEQGTPGIACIAVAVEYRIPATDAVSCSFSAEKATDAEVERIASALVRHVSGLGTTLRRRGIR from the coding sequence ATGAGTTCAGCCGACGTCACCCCGGTGAAATCTGCCGAGCGCACGGTGCACATTCTCGAGACGCTGGCAGCCTCGCCGGTGAAGCTCACGCTGGCCCAGTTGCAAGAACGCATGGGCTATCCGCGGTCCAGCCTGCACGCGCTGATCCGGACTCTCCGCGAGCTCAAGTGGATCGAGGCCGACGAGTCCGGTTCGGCCTTCGGGATCGGCCCCCAAGCACTCGTAGCCGGTACGTCGTACCTGGAGCGTGATCCGGCGCTCGACCTCGGCACGCAGACGCTGGAGGACCTCCGCGCGGAGATCGGCTGTACGGCGCACTACGCCCGCCGGGACGACGCGGACGTGCTCTACCTGGCCAGTCGCGAAGCCCGGACGTCGACCCGGATGGTCTCGCGCGTCGGCCGCAAACTACCCGCCTCGGTCACTGCGCTCGGCCAAGTGCTCCTGGCGCAGTTGACGCCCGCAGAGCTCGACAAACTCCTCCCAGCCGAGCTGCCGGCACTGACGCCCGCAAGCATCACCAGCAAGCCCGAGCTGTACGCCGAACTCGAGGCCATCCGTAGCCGCGGCTGGTCCCTGGAGAAGGAACAAGGCACTCCCGGCATCGCGTGTATCGCTGTCGCCGTGGAGTACCGCATACCCGCCACTGATGCCGTGAGCTGCTCGTTCTCGGCAGAGAAGGCCACGGATGCAGAGGTCGAGCGAATCGCGTCAGCCCTGGTGAGACATGTGTCAGGGCTGGGGACGACCTTGCGACGTCGCGGTATTCGCTGA
- a CDS encoding PrsW family intramembrane metalloprotease translates to MSAQQIARRWAWLGTFAIGAGLYLLVLGVLRDTGNPNLFPTMILLGALVVPLTFVTFAAGRSGNWLIDGPTLGGCLLFGGVVGVVVAGLLEYDTMRRLGTVPMVAVGLIEEAAKLVVPIVLVVFAHRRYQSIGTGIVIGVAVGTGFAVLETMGYAFVALIQSGGNVGAAEETLLVRGLLSPAGHAAWTGLSCWGLWWLASSPSGKRFVHFLLMYTLAVALHTAWDGIGGWITYAIVGAISIGLLLVGLRKAQRLDNRVPAL, encoded by the coding sequence ATGAGTGCACAGCAGATCGCGCGGCGGTGGGCCTGGCTCGGAACATTCGCGATCGGCGCCGGGCTCTATCTGCTGGTGCTCGGCGTGCTCCGCGACACCGGCAACCCGAACCTGTTCCCGACCATGATCCTGCTCGGCGCCCTGGTCGTGCCGCTGACCTTCGTCACCTTCGCGGCCGGCCGATCCGGCAACTGGCTGATCGACGGCCCCACGCTCGGCGGTTGCCTGCTCTTCGGTGGGGTGGTCGGCGTGGTCGTCGCCGGACTGCTCGAGTACGACACGATGCGCCGCCTCGGCACCGTCCCGATGGTCGCGGTCGGGCTGATCGAGGAGGCGGCCAAGCTGGTCGTACCGATCGTGCTGGTGGTGTTCGCGCACCGCCGGTACCAGTCGATCGGAACGGGCATCGTGATCGGTGTTGCCGTCGGCACCGGCTTCGCCGTACTGGAGACGATGGGCTACGCGTTCGTCGCGCTGATCCAGTCCGGCGGCAACGTCGGGGCCGCCGAGGAGACGCTGCTGGTTCGAGGGCTGCTCTCACCCGCAGGGCATGCCGCTTGGACTGGTCTGAGCTGCTGGGGTCTGTGGTGGCTTGCGTCATCGCCAAGCGGCAAGAGGTTTGTGCACTTCCTGTTGATGTACACGTTGGCAGTAGCGCTTCACACCGCCTGGGACGGCATTGGCGGCTGGATCACCTACGCGATCGTCGGAGCGATCAGTATCGGCCTACTGCTCGTCGGTCTGCGTAAGGCCCAGCGCCTCGATAACCGTGTTCCCGCCTTATAG